In one window of Paraburkholderia phymatum STM815 DNA:
- a CDS encoding acetyl-CoA C-acetyltransferase — MTDVVIVSAARTAVGKFGGSLAKIAAPELGATVIRAVLERSGLKPEQVSEVILGQVLAAGSGQNPARQSLIKAGLPMAVPGMTINKVCGSGLKAVMLAANAIIAGDADIVVAGGQENMSAAPHVLPGSRDGFRMGDAKLIDTMIVDGLWDVYNQYHMGVTAENVAKEYGITREDQDAFAALSQNKAEAAQKAGRFDDEIVPVQIPQKKGDPLSFATDEFVRHGVTAEALAGLKPAFSKEGTVTAANASGINDGAAAVVVMSAKKAEALGLTPLARIKAYANAGVDPKVMGMGPVPASRRCLERAGWSVNDLDLMEINEAFAAQALAVHKQMGWDQSKINVNGGAIAIGHPIGASGCRILVTLLHEMQKRDAKKGLASLCIGGGMGVALAVERP, encoded by the coding sequence ATGACTGACGTAGTGATCGTATCGGCGGCCCGTACGGCTGTCGGCAAATTCGGTGGGTCGCTGGCGAAGATTGCGGCGCCGGAACTGGGCGCCACGGTGATCCGTGCCGTGCTGGAGCGCTCGGGCCTGAAGCCCGAGCAGGTGAGCGAAGTCATTCTGGGCCAGGTGCTCGCGGCAGGCTCGGGCCAGAACCCGGCGCGTCAATCGCTGATCAAGGCCGGTCTGCCGATGGCGGTGCCGGGTATGACCATCAACAAGGTGTGCGGCTCTGGCCTGAAGGCGGTGATGCTCGCCGCCAACGCGATCATCGCGGGCGACGCGGACATCGTCGTTGCGGGCGGCCAGGAAAACATGAGCGCCGCGCCGCACGTGCTGCCGGGCTCGCGCGACGGCTTCCGCATGGGCGACGCGAAGCTGATCGACACGATGATCGTCGACGGCCTGTGGGACGTGTACAACCAGTACCACATGGGCGTGACGGCCGAGAACGTCGCGAAGGAATACGGCATCACGCGCGAAGATCAGGACGCGTTCGCCGCGCTTTCGCAGAATAAGGCGGAAGCCGCACAGAAGGCCGGGCGCTTCGATGATGAAATCGTGCCGGTCCAGATTCCGCAGAAGAAGGGCGACCCGCTGTCGTTCGCGACGGACGAATTCGTGCGCCACGGCGTCACGGCCGAAGCGCTCGCTGGACTGAAGCCGGCATTCTCGAAGGAAGGTACGGTGACGGCGGCCAACGCGTCGGGCATCAACGACGGCGCGGCGGCTGTCGTCGTGATGTCGGCGAAAAAGGCCGAGGCGCTGGGGCTCACGCCGCTCGCGCGCATCAAGGCTTACGCGAACGCGGGCGTCGATCCGAAAGTGATGGGCATGGGACCCGTGCCGGCATCGCGCCGCTGTCTGGAGCGTGCAGGCTGGAGCGTGAACGACCTCGACCTGATGGAAATCAACGAGGCATTCGCGGCGCAGGCGTTGGCGGTGCACAAGCAGATGGGCTGGGATCAGTCGAAGATCAACGTGAACGGCGGCGCGATCGCGATCGGCCACCCGATCGGCGCATCCGGTTGCCGGATTCTCGTCACGCTGCTGCACGAAATGCAGAAGCGCGACGCGAAGAAGGGCCTGGCGTCGCTGTGCATCGGCGGCGGCATGGGCGTGGCGCTCGCAGTCGAGCGTCCGTAA
- a CDS encoding 3-ketoacyl-ACP reductase, which produces MSQRIAYVTGGMGGIGTSICQRLHKDGFKVIAGCGPNSPRRVKWLEDQKALGFDFVASEGNVGDWESTKAAFDKVKAEVGEIDVLVNNAGITRDVVFRKMTHEDWTAVIDTNLTSLFNVTKQVIDGMVERGWGRVINISSVNGQKGQFGQTNYSTAKAGIHGFTMALAQEVATKGVTVNTVSPGYIGTDMVKSIRADVLEKIVATIPVRRLGTPDEIGSIVAWLASDESGFSTGADFSLNGGLHMG; this is translated from the coding sequence ATGTCACAACGAATTGCGTACGTAACAGGCGGCATGGGTGGCATCGGCACGAGCATTTGCCAGCGTCTGCATAAAGATGGCTTCAAGGTGATCGCGGGCTGCGGCCCCAACTCGCCGCGCCGCGTGAAGTGGCTCGAAGATCAGAAGGCGCTTGGCTTCGACTTTGTTGCTTCCGAAGGCAACGTGGGCGACTGGGAGTCGACCAAGGCCGCGTTCGACAAGGTGAAAGCAGAAGTCGGCGAAATCGATGTGCTGGTGAACAATGCGGGCATCACGCGCGACGTCGTGTTCCGCAAGATGACGCATGAAGACTGGACGGCCGTGATCGACACGAACCTGACCAGCCTCTTCAACGTGACGAAGCAGGTGATCGACGGCATGGTCGAGCGTGGCTGGGGCCGCGTGATCAACATTTCGTCGGTAAATGGCCAGAAAGGTCAGTTCGGTCAAACGAACTACTCGACCGCGAAGGCGGGCATTCACGGTTTCACGATGGCGCTCGCGCAGGAAGTGGCCACCAAGGGCGTGACGGTCAACACCGTTTCGCCGGGCTACATCGGCACGGACATGGTGAAATCGATTCGCGCCGACGTGCTGGAAAAAATCGTCGCGACGATTCCGGTGCGCCGTCTCGGCACGCCGGATGAAATCGGGTCGATCGTCGCATGGCTGGCATCGGACGAGTCGGGCTTCTCGACGGGGGCTGACTTCTCTCTGAACGGCGGCCTGCATATGGGCTGA
- the serB gene encoding phosphoserine phosphatase SerB: protein MNLVIQSVTPIAAEHHKPLLALSRGETLSAFDPCAVRIDNADVGQRADLEVYCSAHALDYAFVEAGRRLTDFGLVAMDMDSTLITIECVDEIADFCGLKAEVAAITEASMRGEIKDFNESLTRRVALLKGLDASALEKVYEERLQLSPGAEQMLAGAKAAGMKTLLVSGGFTFFTEKLQTRLGLDFARANTLEIVDGKLTGRVLGEIVNADVKARTLREACDKLGFEPARAIAMGDGSNDLKMMAAAGLSVAFRAKPVVREAASVAFNHVGLDGLLRLF from the coding sequence ATGAATCTCGTCATCCAAAGCGTCACCCCAATTGCCGCCGAACACCACAAGCCGCTGCTCGCGCTGTCGCGCGGGGAGACGCTCTCCGCCTTCGATCCGTGCGCCGTGCGCATCGACAATGCCGACGTCGGGCAGCGTGCCGACCTCGAGGTCTACTGCAGCGCGCATGCGCTCGACTATGCGTTCGTCGAAGCGGGCCGCCGTCTGACGGATTTCGGCCTCGTCGCGATGGACATGGATTCGACGCTGATCACGATCGAGTGCGTCGACGAAATCGCAGATTTTTGCGGGCTAAAAGCGGAAGTCGCCGCGATCACGGAAGCGTCGATGCGCGGCGAGATCAAGGACTTCAACGAGAGTCTCACGCGCCGCGTCGCGCTGCTGAAGGGCCTCGATGCGAGCGCGCTTGAAAAGGTCTATGAGGAGCGGCTGCAACTGTCGCCGGGCGCGGAACAGATGCTGGCGGGCGCGAAGGCTGCGGGTATGAAGACGCTGCTGGTGTCGGGTGGCTTCACCTTCTTCACCGAGAAACTGCAGACGCGTCTCGGCCTCGATTTCGCGCGCGCCAACACGCTCGAAATCGTCGACGGCAAGCTGACGGGGCGTGTGCTGGGCGAGATCGTCAACGCCGACGTGAAGGCCCGCACGCTGCGCGAAGCGTGCGACAAACTCGGCTTTGAACCCGCGCGCGCAATCGCGATGGGCGACGGCTCGAATGATCTGAAGATGATGGCGGCGGCGGGCCTGTCCGTCGCATTCCGCGCGAAGCCTGTGGTGCGCGAAGCGGCGAGCGTCGCGTTCAATCATGTCGGGCTCGACGGCTTGTTGCGGCTGTTCTGA
- the phaR gene encoding polyhydroxyalkanoate synthesis repressor PhaR, with product MTTTTKKTAERLIKKYPNRRLYDTETSTYITLTDVKQLVLDQEDFKVIDAKSNEDLTRSILLQIILEEESGGLPMFSSLMLSQIIRFYGHAMQGMMGTYLEKNIQAFIDIQNKLADQSKGLYEGKTMNPEVWSQFMNMQAPMMQGMMTSYIEQSKNMFVQMQEQMQNQAKTMFSSFPFTQPAPQGNPEPEKK from the coding sequence ATGACCACTACTACAAAGAAAACAGCCGAACGACTCATTAAGAAATATCCGAACCGTCGACTGTACGATACAGAGACCAGCACTTACATCACGTTGACCGATGTAAAGCAGCTCGTGCTGGATCAGGAGGATTTCAAGGTCATCGATGCCAAGAGCAACGAAGACCTGACGCGCAGCATTCTGCTGCAGATCATTCTGGAAGAAGAGAGCGGCGGCCTGCCGATGTTTTCGTCGCTGATGCTGTCGCAGATCATCCGTTTCTACGGGCACGCGATGCAAGGCATGATGGGCACCTACCTGGAAAAGAACATCCAGGCGTTCATCGATATCCAGAACAAGCTCGCGGACCAGTCGAAAGGCCTATACGAAGGCAAGACGATGAATCCGGAAGTCTGGTCGCAGTTCATGAACATGCAGGCCCCGATGATGCAGGGGATGATGACGAGCTATATCGAGCAGTCGAAGAACATGTTCGTGCAGATGCAGGAGCAGATGCAGAACCAGGCGAAGACGATGTTCAGCTCGTTCCCGTTTACGCAGCCTGCGCCGCAGGGAAATCCGGAACCGGAAAAGAAATAG
- a CDS encoding sugar kinase — protein MTSNATASTPSILALGEAMVEFNQSEKNQPTYLQGFGGDTSNFCIAAARQGVSAGFVSAVGNDQFGRLLLDLWQHEHVDTSYVHVDDQAPTGVYFVSHGPSGHQFDYLRAGSAASRYAPRDLPLDAIAAAKVIHLSGISLAIGVNACDAALAAIAHARANKVLVSFDTNLRLKLWPLARARAVMLEAIRHTDICLPSWDDVTELTGITARDGIVDFLLAQGPRVVALKLGKEGSYIATPQARRVVPGHVVNAVDATGAGDCFGGAFIARIVAGDDPFQAARYANVAAALSTQGFGAVAPIPDRATVEKLLGV, from the coding sequence ATGACGTCGAACGCGACCGCCAGCACGCCGTCCATCCTCGCGCTCGGCGAGGCGATGGTCGAATTCAACCAGTCGGAAAAAAATCAGCCGACATATCTGCAAGGCTTCGGCGGCGACACGTCGAATTTCTGCATCGCGGCTGCGCGGCAGGGTGTGTCGGCGGGCTTCGTGTCCGCCGTCGGCAACGACCAGTTCGGCCGTCTGCTGCTCGACTTGTGGCAGCACGAGCACGTCGATACGTCGTATGTGCATGTCGACGATCAGGCGCCGACGGGCGTGTATTTTGTATCGCACGGTCCGTCTGGCCATCAGTTCGACTATCTGCGTGCGGGATCGGCCGCGAGCCGCTACGCGCCGCGTGATCTGCCGCTCGATGCGATCGCTGCCGCCAAGGTCATCCATCTGTCGGGTATCAGTCTCGCCATCGGCGTGAACGCGTGTGACGCGGCGCTCGCCGCCATCGCACACGCGCGTGCGAACAAGGTGCTGGTGAGCTTCGACACGAACCTGCGTCTCAAGCTGTGGCCGCTCGCCCGGGCGCGTGCGGTGATGCTCGAAGCGATCCGCCACACGGACATCTGTCTGCCCAGTTGGGACGACGTGACGGAACTGACGGGCATCACGGCGCGCGACGGCATCGTCGATTTCCTGCTGGCGCAAGGACCGCGTGTGGTCGCCCTGAAGCTCGGCAAGGAAGGTTCATATATCGCGACGCCGCAAGCGCGCCGCGTCGTGCCCGGCCACGTCGTCAATGCCGTCGACGCGACGGGTGCGGGCGACTGTTTCGGCGGTGCATTCATCGCGCGCATCGTGGCGGGCGACGATCCGTTCCAGGCAGCGCGTTATGCGAACGTCGCGGCCGCGCTGTCGACGCAAGGCTTTGGCGCAGTCGCGCCGATTCCCGATCGGGCGACCGTCGAGAAACTGCTCGGCGTCTGA
- the phaC gene encoding class I poly(R)-hydroxyalkanoic acid synthase produces the protein MAASHTSSTSSRTDTSSDRTQQQANAAGVHQWFDAWMNAWRSLGAQAAANGNPFSVPSMPDFAKAATAQAGSLPFSNPLFEQIAKQFAQTPGQPNGEAAGQPFNALFGPAFNPQFAQQFTQQIAGLKMPSASIPPNRLQQLQSDYSREAMQLLQQAAQATASGIELKDRRFSSEAWKTTPIYTHTAAWYLLNARYLQELVDAIETDQKTRERIRFAVQQWTAAASPSNFFALNPEAQKTLLESNGESLRQGVMNLLSDMQRGKISQTDESRFGVGKNLAMTEGSVVFENELMQLIQYTPRTATVHERPLLIVPPCINKYYILDLQPENSLVAHALDSGHQVFLISWRNADQSIAHKTWDDYIADGVLAAIDTTRQISGREQINTLGFCIGGTLLATALSVAAARGEHPAASMTLLTAMLDFADTGVLDIFVDEAHVQMREQTIGGKNGTPPGLMRGIEFANTFSFLRPNDLVWNYVVDNYLKGRTPMPFDLLYWNSDSTSLPGPMYVWYLRNTYLDNKLRQPGALTTCGEKVDLSRIDVPTFIYGSREDHIVPWQSAYASVPLLTGPRKFVLGASGHIAGVINPPSKNKRSYWSVEGDDKALPEHPDDWFDTATETPGSWWPEWTKWLAQYGGKKVKPAAKAGSAEFPVIEPAPGRYVQQRE, from the coding sequence ATGGCTGCATCTCACACTTCCTCGACTTCTTCTCGCACGGACACCTCGTCGGACCGCACGCAGCAGCAAGCGAATGCGGCAGGGGTGCACCAATGGTTCGACGCCTGGATGAACGCATGGCGTTCGCTGGGCGCCCAGGCTGCAGCAAACGGCAATCCTTTTAGCGTTCCGTCCATGCCCGACTTCGCGAAAGCGGCGACGGCGCAGGCGGGTTCGCTACCGTTTTCCAATCCCTTGTTCGAGCAAATAGCCAAACAGTTTGCGCAAACGCCTGGCCAACCGAATGGTGAGGCCGCGGGCCAGCCGTTCAACGCCTTGTTCGGACCGGCATTCAATCCGCAGTTCGCACAACAGTTCACGCAGCAGATCGCCGGGTTGAAGATGCCAAGCGCATCGATTCCGCCGAATCGTCTTCAGCAGTTGCAGTCCGACTATTCGCGTGAAGCAATGCAGTTGCTGCAACAGGCAGCACAGGCCACGGCATCGGGCATCGAGCTCAAGGACCGGCGCTTCAGTTCCGAAGCCTGGAAGACGACGCCCATCTACACCCACACGGCTGCGTGGTACCTGCTGAATGCGCGTTATCTGCAGGAACTGGTCGATGCGATCGAAACAGACCAGAAGACGCGCGAGCGCATCCGTTTCGCCGTGCAGCAGTGGACGGCGGCCGCGTCGCCAAGCAACTTCTTTGCGCTGAATCCCGAGGCGCAGAAGACGCTGCTCGAAAGCAATGGCGAAAGCCTGCGGCAGGGCGTGATGAACCTGCTCAGCGACATGCAGCGCGGCAAGATTTCGCAGACGGACGAGTCGCGCTTCGGCGTCGGCAAGAATCTCGCGATGACGGAAGGTTCCGTCGTATTCGAGAACGAGCTGATGCAGCTGATCCAGTACACGCCGCGCACGGCGACCGTGCACGAACGTCCGCTGCTGATCGTGCCGCCTTGCATCAACAAGTATTACATCCTGGATCTTCAGCCCGAGAACTCGCTGGTTGCACATGCGCTCGACTCGGGGCATCAGGTGTTTCTGATTTCGTGGCGCAACGCAGACCAGTCGATCGCCCACAAAACATGGGACGATTACATCGCCGACGGCGTGCTGGCTGCCATCGACACCACGCGTCAGATCAGCGGACGCGAGCAGATCAATACGCTGGGCTTCTGCATCGGTGGCACGCTGCTCGCAACGGCGCTGTCCGTCGCCGCGGCGCGCGGCGAGCATCCCGCTGCGTCGATGACGCTGCTCACCGCGATGCTCGACTTCGCCGACACAGGCGTGCTCGACATCTTCGTCGACGAAGCGCATGTGCAGATGCGCGAGCAGACCATCGGCGGCAAGAACGGTACGCCTCCCGGGCTCATGCGCGGCATCGAGTTCGCGAACACATTCTCGTTCCTGCGTCCGAACGACCTTGTGTGGAACTACGTCGTCGACAACTATCTAAAGGGCCGCACGCCGATGCCGTTCGACCTGCTGTACTGGAACAGCGACTCGACGAGCCTGCCCGGTCCGATGTACGTCTGGTATCTGCGCAACACCTACCTCGACAACAAGTTGCGCCAGCCGGGCGCGCTGACCACTTGCGGCGAGAAGGTGGATCTGTCGCGCATCGACGTGCCGACGTTCATCTACGGTTCGCGTGAAGACCACATCGTGCCGTGGCAATCGGCGTATGCGTCGGTGCCGCTGTTGACGGGCCCGCGCAAGTTCGTGTTGGGCGCGTCGGGTCATATTGCCGGTGTGATCAATCCGCCGTCGAAGAACAAGCGCAGTTACTGGTCGGTAGAAGGCGACGACAAGGCGCTGCCTGAGCATCCCGACGACTGGTTCGACACCGCGACGGAAACGCCTGGCAGCTGGTGGCCCGAGTGGACGAAGTGGCTCGCACAGTACGGCGGCAAGAAGGTGAAGCCGGCAGCGAAAGCAGGTTCGGCCGAGTTCCCGGTGATCGAGCCCGCGCCTGGCCGTTACGTGCAACAGCGCGAATAA
- the bktB gene encoding beta-ketothiolase BktB produces the protein MQREVVVVSGVRTAIGDFGGSLKDFAPTDLGARVVREALSRANVAGDEVGHVVFGSVIHTEPKDMYLARVAAINGGVSQHAPALTVNRLCGSGLQAIVSAAQSVLLGDTDVAIGAGAESMSRAPYIMPSARFGQRMGNASIVDMMLGALHDPFQTIHMGVTAENVAKKYDISRDAQDALALESHHRAAKAIEAGYFKEQILPITIASKKGDTVFDTDEHVRLNATADDFSKLKPVFAKENGTVTAGNASGINDAAAAVVLMERSVAEKRGMKPLGRLVAYAHAGVDPNYMGIGPVPATQKVLERAGLTVADLDVIEANEAFAAQACAVSKELGLDPAKVNPNGSGISLGHPIGATGALITVKALYELQRIGGRYALVTMCIGGGQGIAAIFERI, from the coding sequence ATGCAACGTGAAGTAGTGGTAGTGAGCGGTGTCCGCACAGCCATCGGCGACTTCGGCGGCAGCCTGAAAGACTTCGCGCCGACGGATCTCGGTGCGCGTGTCGTACGCGAGGCCTTGTCGCGGGCGAACGTCGCCGGCGACGAAGTCGGCCATGTCGTGTTCGGCAGCGTGATCCACACCGAACCGAAGGACATGTACCTCGCGCGCGTCGCGGCCATCAATGGCGGCGTGTCGCAGCACGCGCCCGCGCTGACCGTGAACCGGCTGTGCGGCTCGGGCCTGCAGGCAATCGTGTCGGCCGCGCAGTCGGTGCTGCTAGGCGATACGGACGTCGCGATCGGCGCAGGCGCGGAAAGCATGAGCCGCGCGCCGTACATCATGCCGTCGGCGCGTTTCGGCCAGCGCATGGGCAACGCGAGCATCGTCGACATGATGCTCGGCGCGCTGCACGATCCGTTTCAGACGATCCACATGGGCGTGACGGCCGAAAACGTCGCGAAGAAGTACGACATCTCGCGCGACGCGCAAGACGCACTCGCGCTCGAATCGCACCATCGCGCGGCCAAGGCGATTGAAGCCGGCTACTTCAAGGAACAGATTCTGCCCATCACGATTGCGTCGAAGAAGGGCGACACCGTGTTCGACACGGACGAGCACGTGCGCCTGAACGCCACCGCCGACGATTTTTCGAAACTGAAACCCGTGTTCGCGAAGGAAAACGGCACGGTGACGGCGGGCAACGCGTCGGGCATCAACGACGCGGCGGCGGCCGTCGTGCTGATGGAGCGCAGCGTCGCCGAAAAGCGCGGCATGAAGCCGCTCGGCAGGCTGGTCGCTTACGCGCATGCGGGCGTCGACCCGAACTACATGGGCATCGGCCCCGTGCCCGCGACGCAGAAGGTGCTCGAACGCGCTGGCCTGACGGTCGCGGATCTCGACGTGATCGAGGCGAACGAAGCGTTTGCCGCGCAGGCTTGCGCCGTCAGCAAGGAACTCGGCCTCGATCCCGCGAAGGTGAACCCGAACGGCTCGGGCATTTCGCTCGGCCACCCCATCGGCGCGACGGGCGCGCTGATCACCGTGAAGGCGTTGTATGAGCTGCAGCGCATCGGCGGACGTTATGCGCTCGTGACGATGTGTATCGGCGGCGGGCAAGGCATCGCCGCGATCTTCGAGCGGATTTGA
- the rimO gene encoding 30S ribosomal protein S12 methylthiotransferase RimO: MSQTSISSAPTALTPKVGFVSLGCPKALVDSEQIITQLRAEGYEISGTYDGADLVVVNTCGFIDEAVQESLDAIGEALNENGKVIVTGCLGAKQSASGSNLIEEVHPKVLAVTGPHAVGEVMQAVHSHLPKPHDPFVDLVPAAGVKLTPRHYAYLKISEGCNHRCTFCIIPSMRGDLVSRPVAEVMLEAENLFKSGVKELLVISQDTSAYGVDVKYRTGFWNGKPIKTRMTDLVGALGELAAQYGAWVRLHYVYPYPSVDEVIPMMAEGSFKGHVLPYLDVPFQHAHPEVLKRMKRPANAEKVLERVRAWREICPDLTIRSTFIAGFPGETQEQFETLLDFIREAELDRVGCFAYSPVEGATANELDGALPDEVREARRARFMEVAEQVSAKRMARKVGKTLKVLVDEINPDGGIGRTAADAPEIDGVVYIAPATKASKRYKVGDFVSVKITGADGHDLWGEV, translated from the coding sequence ATGTCGCAGACTTCGATCTCCTCCGCACCGACCGCTTTGACTCCGAAGGTCGGATTCGTCTCACTCGGATGCCCCAAAGCGCTTGTCGATTCCGAACAGATCATCACCCAACTGCGTGCCGAGGGTTACGAAATCTCCGGCACGTATGACGGCGCGGATCTCGTCGTCGTGAACACCTGCGGATTCATCGACGAAGCCGTGCAGGAAAGTCTCGACGCGATCGGCGAAGCGCTGAACGAAAACGGCAAGGTAATCGTCACCGGCTGCCTCGGCGCGAAGCAGAGCGCGAGCGGCTCGAACCTGATCGAGGAAGTGCACCCGAAGGTGCTCGCTGTGACGGGCCCGCATGCCGTCGGCGAAGTGATGCAGGCCGTGCACAGCCATCTGCCGAAGCCGCACGATCCGTTCGTCGACCTCGTGCCCGCTGCGGGCGTCAAGCTCACGCCGCGTCACTATGCGTATCTGAAGATCTCCGAAGGCTGCAATCACCGCTGCACGTTCTGCATCATCCCGTCGATGCGCGGCGACCTTGTGTCGCGTCCCGTCGCCGAAGTCATGCTGGAAGCGGAAAACCTGTTCAAGTCGGGCGTGAAGGAACTGCTTGTCATCTCGCAGGACACGAGCGCGTACGGCGTCGACGTCAAATACCGCACGGGCTTCTGGAACGGCAAACCCATCAAGACGCGCATGACCGACCTCGTCGGCGCGCTCGGCGAACTGGCCGCGCAGTATGGCGCGTGGGTGCGTCTGCATTATGTGTATCCGTATCCGAGCGTCGACGAAGTGATTCCGATGATGGCGGAAGGTTCTTTCAAGGGCCACGTGCTGCCGTATCTGGATGTGCCGTTCCAACACGCGCATCCCGAAGTGCTCAAGCGCATGAAGCGCCCCGCGAACGCCGAAAAGGTGCTCGAACGCGTGCGTGCATGGCGCGAGATCTGCCCGGACCTGACCATCCGCAGCACGTTCATCGCGGGCTTTCCCGGTGAGACGCAAGAGCAGTTCGAAACGCTGCTCGACTTCATTCGCGAGGCGGAACTGGATCGCGTCGGGTGCTTTGCGTATTCGCCCGTCGAAGGCGCGACGGCCAACGAACTCGACGGCGCGCTGCCCGACGAAGTGCGCGAAGCACGCCGCGCGCGCTTCATGGAAGTCGCGGAACAGGTGTCGGCCAAGCGCATGGCGCGCAAGGTCGGCAAGACGCTGAAGGTGCTCGTCGACGAAATCAATCCCGATGGCGGCATTGGCCGCACGGCGGCGGATGCGCCCGAGATCGACGGCGTCGTCTATATCGCGCCCGCGACGAAGGCGTCGAAGCGCTACAAGGTCGGCGATTTCGTGTCGGTGAAAATCACGGGCGCGGACGGCCACGACCTGTGGGGCGAGGTCTGA
- a CDS encoding cystathionine beta-lyase, whose translation MTPKTPKHGLQTRIVQPTDQMTPGWESFSVPVARASTVVFPDLATMRALDWKNDAQWRYGLHATPTSIALAQRLAALEGGNHALLQPSGLSSISNVYFGLVKSGDDVLIPDNVYSPNRDHAEWLAKDFGISARYYDPMIGAGIADLIQPNTKLIWLEAPGSVTMEVSDIPAITAVARARGVVTAIDNTWSAGLAFRPFDHGVDISMQALTKYQSGGSDVLMGATITVDRELHLKLKLARMRMGIGVSADDCSLILRSLPSMKVRFEQHDRSALELATWLKTRPEIATVLHPALPDCPGHAFYKRDFTGAGGLFSVVFDARYTPEQIDTFCESLELFSLGWSWGGAQSLAMPYNVASMRTESKWPHRGTLVRFYVGLEDEADLRKDIERCLVALG comes from the coding sequence ATGACTCCAAAGACTCCGAAGCACGGCTTGCAGACCCGTATTGTCCAGCCGACCGATCAGATGACACCCGGTTGGGAATCGTTTTCTGTGCCCGTGGCGCGGGCGTCGACGGTCGTGTTTCCCGACCTCGCGACCATGCGTGCGCTCGACTGGAAGAACGACGCGCAATGGCGCTACGGCCTGCACGCGACGCCGACGTCGATCGCGCTCGCGCAGCGGCTCGCGGCGCTCGAAGGCGGCAATCACGCGCTGTTGCAGCCGTCCGGCCTGTCGTCGATCTCGAACGTCTACTTCGGCCTCGTCAAATCGGGCGACGACGTGCTGATTCCCGACAACGTTTACTCGCCGAACCGCGATCACGCGGAATGGCTCGCGAAAGACTTCGGCATCAGCGCGCGCTACTACGATCCGATGATCGGCGCGGGCATCGCCGATCTGATCCAGCCGAACACGAAGCTGATCTGGCTCGAAGCGCCCGGCTCGGTGACGATGGAAGTGTCGGATATTCCCGCCATCACGGCCGTCGCCCGTGCGCGCGGCGTGGTCACGGCGATCGACAACACGTGGTCGGCGGGTCTCGCATTCCGTCCGTTCGATCACGGCGTCGACATTTCGATGCAGGCGCTCACGAAGTATCAGTCGGGCGGCAGCGACGTGCTGATGGGCGCGACCATCACCGTGGACCGCGAACTGCATCTGAAGCTGAAGCTGGCGCGCATGCGCATGGGCATCGGCGTGTCGGCGGACGATTGCTCGCTGATCCTGCGCAGCCTGCCGTCGATGAAAGTGCGCTTCGAGCAGCACGACAGAAGCGCACTCGAACTCGCCACCTGGCTGAAAACGCGGCCCGAAATCGCCACCGTGCTGCATCCGGCGTTGCCGGACTGTCCGGGGCACGCATTCTACAAGCGCGACTTCACGGGCGCGGGCGGACTCTTTTCGGTCGTGTTCGACGCGCGTTACACGCCGGAGCAGATCGACACGTTTTGCGAATCGCTGGAACTGTTCTCGCTGGGCTGGAGCTGGGGCGGCGCGCAAAGTCTCGCGATGCCGTACAACGTCGCGTCGATGCGCACCGAATCGAAATGGCCGCATCGCGGCACGCTGGTGCGCTTCTACGTCGGTCTTGAGGACGAAGCGGATCTGCGCAAAGATATCGAGCGCTGTCTCGTCGCGCTGGGCTGA